One Sebaldella sp. S0638 DNA segment encodes these proteins:
- a CDS encoding sodium:alanine symporter family protein, with translation MEHIFKVINDFFEFIVPISDFLWDFPTNIEFYSNIPILGKFSFALILLIGTGILFSVKTKFVQVTKFKTGLKILIKKKTSDIGVSPLASFLLSSATRVGPGNIMGVTGAISVGGPGAVFWMWVSAFFGMATAFAESVLAQVFKERDEDNYIGGLPFYGKKILGNKRIAGIILSVCFILYALFTLPGQTFHLFTALGSVAEVIGGVKYERTSNVYYIIAAVIFFSVLFTTIGGIRRVTKVTDILVPIMAVIYMLIVLFIICVNVKLVPYFFAEVIKGAFAPRAIFGGAFGVALAQGIKRGLMSNEAGQGTITMAAAVAENDHPCEQGFVQSIGVFLDTIVICTLTGFVVVMAHLWSNGASGIEWEAIKNSKLDVYLNSIQYLIPGQSFDAVIKCIVSLCYGLFAFTTLIGLILFTEISGSFISTNKYFIFFLRLLGAVLFVPFGELTVLSGLELGNLWYISDFINIMIVYANVPVILLGSGIVTKTLDHYIKSNGKRFVSKEIGIETDIWK, from the coding sequence ATGGAACACATATTTAAGGTAATAAATGACTTTTTTGAATTTATAGTACCAATATCAGACTTTTTATGGGATTTCCCCACGAACATTGAATTCTACAGTAATATACCGATTTTGGGGAAATTTTCATTTGCACTGATACTTTTGATAGGAACTGGAATTTTATTTTCAGTGAAAACGAAGTTTGTGCAGGTGACGAAATTTAAAACAGGGCTGAAAATATTAATAAAGAAAAAAACTTCGGATATAGGGGTAAGTCCTTTGGCTTCATTCCTTTTGAGTTCTGCTACAAGAGTGGGACCGGGTAATATAATGGGTGTTACCGGTGCCATTTCTGTGGGCGGTCCCGGAGCAGTATTCTGGATGTGGGTATCTGCATTTTTTGGAATGGCAACTGCTTTTGCAGAATCTGTTTTAGCACAGGTTTTTAAAGAGCGGGATGAAGACAACTATATTGGAGGTCTGCCGTTTTACGGAAAAAAAATACTCGGGAATAAAAGAATAGCAGGAATAATTCTGTCGGTATGTTTTATTTTGTATGCATTATTTACATTACCGGGACAGACATTTCATCTGTTTACCGCATTAGGATCTGTAGCTGAAGTAATAGGCGGCGTGAAGTACGAGAGAACTTCAAATGTTTATTATATAATAGCAGCAGTGATATTTTTCTCGGTTTTATTTACTACAATAGGCGGAATAAGAAGGGTTACGAAAGTTACTGATATATTGGTTCCCATTATGGCAGTTATTTATATGCTGATTGTACTATTTATAATTTGTGTAAATGTAAAATTGGTTCCTTACTTTTTTGCAGAGGTTATAAAAGGGGCATTTGCTCCGAGGGCAATATTCGGCGGAGCCTTTGGGGTAGCATTGGCTCAGGGAATTAAAAGAGGACTTATGTCAAATGAAGCTGGTCAGGGTACAATTACCATGGCAGCAGCAGTAGCAGAGAATGATCACCCGTGTGAGCAGGGATTCGTACAATCAATAGGAGTTTTCCTTGATACTATAGTAATATGTACTCTCACAGGATTTGTAGTAGTAATGGCACACTTATGGAGTAACGGGGCGAGCGGTATAGAATGGGAAGCAATAAAAAATTCAAAGCTGGATGTTTATCTGAATTCAATTCAATATCTGATTCCGGGACAGAGTTTTGATGCGGTGATCAAGTGTATAGTTTCTTTATGTTACGGATTATTTGCTTTTACTACATTAATAGGTCTGATATTATTTACGGAAATTTCAGGAAGCTTTATCAGTACAAATAAATATTTTATATTCTTCTTAAGATTACTGGGAGCAGTTTTATTTGTTCCGTTTGGTGAACTTACTGTACTTTCAGGATTAGAACTTGGAAATTTATGGTATATTTCCGATTTTATAAATATAATGATCGTTTACGCCAATGTACCGGTGATTTTATTAGGATCAGGAATTGTGACCAAGACTTTGGATCATTATATAAAAAGCAACGGGAAAAGATTTGTTTCGAAGGAGATTGGGATAGAAACAGATATATGGAAATAA
- the rnmV gene encoding ribonuclease M5, with protein sequence MKPKIKEIIVVEGKDDITAVKQAVEAHVIAVHGYSSFKKSTIEKLKQISLTNDIIILTDPDFAGKKIRTLIKMHIPNAKHAFISREEGTKNNNIGVENAGAAAIIEALKRAKIIFHDIGESKSYTFDDLINNNLCYGKDSKLRREKLGDILRIGYYNSKQLLQSLNSFNIPRELFDKALIKINQLTQEGDFS encoded by the coding sequence ATGAAACCTAAAATAAAAGAAATTATAGTAGTAGAAGGAAAAGATGATATAACCGCTGTTAAGCAGGCTGTCGAAGCTCATGTTATTGCTGTCCACGGTTATTCTTCCTTTAAAAAATCTACTATAGAAAAACTCAAACAAATATCCCTTACCAATGACATTATTATTTTGACAGATCCTGATTTTGCAGGAAAAAAAATCAGGACACTAATAAAAATGCATATCCCTAATGCAAAGCATGCTTTTATTTCAAGAGAAGAAGGAACCAAAAATAATAATATCGGTGTGGAGAATGCCGGAGCTGCTGCCATAATAGAAGCTCTGAAAAGGGCTAAAATAATTTTTCACGATATTGGAGAGTCAAAATCTTATACTTTTGATGATCTTATAAACAATAATCTTTGTTACGGAAAAGACTCAAAGTTAAGAAGGGAAAAACTCGGAGATATACTGCGTATTGGTTATTATAACAGTAAGCAGCTGCTGCAGTCCCTTAATAGTTTTAATATTCCCCGTGAATTATTCGACAAAGCACTAATCAAAATTAACCAATTAACACAGGAAGGTGATTTTTCATGA